In Nicotiana sylvestris chloroplast, complete genome, one genomic interval encodes:
- a CDS encoding hypothetical protein (ORF75): MRHVREPLRRSSGSYEGSFELILVMGWERELNSMRSNLLLFLSSSVVERSAVNRLVVGSNPTWGDLIDSELKNSE; the protein is encoded by the coding sequence ATGAGGCATGTAAGGGAGCCACTACGAAGAAGTTCCGGGAGTTACGAAGGAAGCTTCGAGCTCATATTGGTCATGGGTTGGGAACGGGAATTGAACTCTATGAGATCGAATCTCCTGTTGTTCCTCAGTAGCTCAGTGGTAGAGCGGTCGGCTGTTAACCGATTGGTCGTAGGTTCGAATCCTACTTGGGGAGATTTGATTGATTCTGAATTAAAGAATTCAGAATAA
- a CDS encoding hypothetical protein (ORF350~truncated ycf1), translating to MMIFQSFLLGNLVSLCMKIINSVVVVGLYYGFLTTFSIGPSYLFLLRALVMEEGTEKKVSATTGFITGQLMMFISIYYAPLHLALGRPHTITVLALPYLLFHFFWNNHKHFFDYGSTTRNSMRNLSIQCVFLNNLIFQLFNHFILPSSMLARLVNIYLFRCNSKILFVTSGFVGWLIGHILFMKWLGLVLVWIRQNHSIRSNKYIRSNKYLVLELRNSMARIFSILLFITCVYYLGRIPSPILTKKLKEASKTEERVESEEERDVEIETASEMKGTKQEQEGSTEEDPYPSPSLFSEERWDPDKIDETEEIRVNGKDKIKDKFHSHLTETGYNCNCELKKTENKEFDSQS from the coding sequence GTGATGATTTTTCAATCTTTTCTACTAGGTAATCTAGTATCCTTATGCATGAAGATAATCAATTCGGTCGTTGTGGTCGGACTCTATTATGGATTTCTGACCACATTCTCCATAGGGCCCTCTTATCTCTTCCTTCTCCGAGCTCTGGTTATGGAAGAAGGAACCGAGAAGAAGGTATCAGCAACAACTGGTTTTATTACGGGGCAGCTCATGATGTTCATATCGATCTATTATGCGCCTCTGCATCTAGCATTGGGTAGACCTCATACAATAACTGTCCTAGCTCTACCATATCTTTTGTTTCATTTCTTCTGGAACAATCACAAACACTTTTTTGATTATGGATCTACTACCAGAAATTCAATGCGTAATCTCAGCATTCAATGTGTATTCCTGAATAATCTCATTTTTCAATTATTCAACCATTTCATTTTACCAAGTTCAATGTTAGCCAGATTAGTCAACATTTATCTCTTTCGATGCAACAGCAAGATCTTATTTGTAACAAGTGGTTTTGTTGGTTGGTTAATTGGTCACATTTTATTCATGAAATGGCTTGGATTGGTATTAGTCTGGATACGGCAAAATCATTCTATTAGATCGAATAAGTACATTCGATCTAATAAGTACCTTGTGTTAGAATTGAGAAATTCTATGGCTCGGATCTTTAGTATTCTCTTATTTATTACCTGTGTCTACTATTTAGGCAGAATACCCTCACCCATTCTTACTAAGAAACTAAAAGAAGCCTCAAAAACAGAAGAAAGGGTGGAAAGTGAGGAAGAAAGAGATGTAGAAATAGAAACAGCTTCCGAAATGAAGGGGACTAAACAGGAACAAGAGGGATCCACTGAAGAAGATCCTTATCCTTCTCCTTCCCTTTTTTCGGAAGAAAGGTGGGATCCGGACAAAATCGATGAAACGGAAGAAATCCGAGTGAATGGAAAGGACAAAATAAAGGATAAATTCCACTCTCACCTTACAGAGACAGGCTATAATTGTAATTGTGAATTAAAAAAAACAGAAAATAAGGAATTTGATTCACAAAGTTGA
- the ndhF gene encoding NADH dehydrogenase subunit 5 translates to MEQTYEYAWIIPFIPLPVPMLIGAGLFLFPTATKSFRRMWAFQSVLLLSIVMVFSIYLSIQQINSSSFYQYVWSWIINNDFSLDFGYLIDPLTSIMSILITTVGIMVLIYSDNYMAHDQGYLRFFAYMSFFSTSMLGLVTSSNLIQIYIFWELVGLCSYLLIGFWFTRPVAANACQKAFVTNRVGDFGLLLGILGFYWITGSFEFRDLFEIFNNLIYNNEVDFLFVTLCAVLLFAGAVAKSAQFPLHVWLPDAMEGPTPISALIHAATMVAAGIFLVARLLPLFRVIPYIMYLISVIGIITVLLGATLALAQKDIKRGLAYSTMSQLGYMMLALGMGSYRSALFHLITHAYSKALLFLGSGSIIHSMETIVGYSPAKSQNMGLMGGLRKHVPISKITFLLGTLSLCGIPPLACFWSKDEILNDSWLYSPIFAIIAWATAGLTAFYMFRIYLLTFEGHLNAHFQNYGGKQKTPFYSISLWGKNGVKKNSCLLTMNNNESTYFFAKTKYPIDKNGRKMTRPFMTIAHFEHKAVYSYPYESDNTMLFPIFVLGLFTLFVGSIGIPFNQEGGNLDILSKWLAPSINLLHQKSNNSMDWNEFLKDAVLSVSIAYFGIFIASFLYKPIYSSLKNFELINSFVKKGPKRILWDKIINGIYDWSYNRAYIDAFYTRFLVGGIRGLAEFTHFFDRRVIDGMTNGVGVISFIVGEGIKYIGGGRISSYLFLYLAYVSIFLLVYYLLFSTL, encoded by the coding sequence ATGGAACAGACATATGAATATGCGTGGATCATACCTTTCATTCCACTTCCAGTCCCTATGTTAATAGGAGCGGGACTTTTTCTTTTTCCAACGGCAACAAAAAGTTTTCGCCGTATGTGGGCTTTTCAGAGTGTTTTATTGTTAAGCATAGTCATGGTTTTTTCAATCTACCTGTCTATTCAGCAAATAAATAGCAGTTCTTTTTATCAATATGTATGGTCTTGGATCATCAATAATGATTTTTCTTTAGACTTCGGATACTTGATCGACCCACTTACTTCTATTATGTCAATATTAATCACTACGGTTGGAATTATGGTTCTTATTTATAGTGATAATTATATGGCTCATGATCAAGGCTATTTGAGATTTTTTGCTTATATGAGTTTTTTCAGTACTTCCATGTTGGGATTAGTTACTAGTTCGAATTTGATACAAATTTATATTTTTTGGGAATTGGTTGGGCTGTGTTCCTATCTATTAATAGGATTTTGGTTTACACGACCTGTTGCGGCAAATGCTTGTCAAAAAGCGTTTGTAACTAATCGTGTAGGGGATTTTGGTTTATTATTAGGAATTTTAGGTTTTTATTGGATAACAGGGAGTTTCGAATTTAGGGATTTATTCGAAATATTCAATAACTTGATTTATAATAATGAAGTCGATTTTTTATTTGTTACTTTATGTGCTGTTCTCTTATTTGCCGGTGCAGTTGCTAAATCCGCCCAATTCCCCCTTCATGTATGGTTACCTGATGCCATGGAGGGGCCTACTCCCATTTCGGCTCTTATACATGCTGCTACTATGGTAGCGGCGGGAATTTTTCTTGTAGCTCGGCTTCTTCCTCTTTTCAGAGTTATACCTTACATAATGTATTTGATCTCGGTTATAGGAATAATAACAGTATTATTAGGAGCTACTTTAGCTCTTGCTCAAAAAGACATTAAGAGAGGTTTAGCCTATTCCACAATGTCTCAATTGGGTTATATGATGTTAGCTCTTGGTATGGGGTCTTATCGAAGCGCTTTATTTCATTTGATTACTCATGCTTATTCCAAAGCATTATTATTTTTAGGATCCGGATCCATTATTCATTCAATGGAAACTATTGTTGGATATTCTCCAGCTAAAAGTCAGAATATGGGTCTTATGGGAGGTTTAAGAAAACATGTACCAATTAGCAAAATCACATTTTTATTAGGTACACTTTCTCTTTGTGGTATTCCACCTCTTGCTTGTTTTTGGTCCAAAGATGAAATTCTTAATGATAGTTGGTTGTATTCGCCAATTTTCGCAATAATAGCTTGGGCCACGGCGGGATTAACCGCATTTTATATGTTTCGGATCTATTTACTTACTTTTGAAGGGCATTTAAACGCTCATTTTCAAAATTATGGTGGGAAACAAAAAACCCCCTTCTATTCAATATCTCTATGGGGTAAAAACGGAGTTAAGAAAAACTCTTGTTTATTAACTATGAATAATAATGAAAGTACTTATTTTTTTGCAAAAACTAAATATCCAATTGATAAAAATGGAAGAAAGATGACACGACCTTTTATGACTATTGCTCATTTTGAGCATAAAGCGGTTTATTCCTATCCTTATGAATCGGACAATACTATGCTATTCCCAATATTTGTATTAGGACTCTTTACTTTGTTTGTTGGATCTATAGGAATTCCTTTCAACCAAGAGGGAGGGAATTTGGATATATTATCGAAATGGTTAGCTCCATCTATAAATCTTTTGCATCAAAAGTCGAATAATTCGATGGATTGGAATGAATTTTTAAAGGATGCAGTTCTTTCAGTCAGTATAGCTTATTTCGGAATATTTATAGCATCCTTTTTATATAAACCCATTTATTCTTCTTTAAAAAATTTTGAGTTAATTAATTCTTTTGTTAAAAAGGGTCCTAAGAGAATTCTGTGGGACAAAATTATAAATGGCATATATGATTGGTCATATAATCGTGCTTACATAGATGCTTTTTATACAAGATTCTTAGTTGGTGGGATAAGAGGATTAGCTGAATTTACTCATTTTTTTGATCGACGAGTAATTGATGGGATGACTAACGGGGTTGGGGTTATTAGTTTCATTGTAGGAGAAGGTATCAAATATATAGGGGGCGGACGCATCTCTTCTTATCTTTTCTTGTATTTAGCTTATGTTTCAATCTTTTTATTAGTTTATTACTTACTCTTTTCAACTTTGTGA